The following proteins come from a genomic window of Prunus dulcis unplaced genomic scaffold, ALMONDv2, whole genome shotgun sequence:
- the LOC117613094 gene encoding uncharacterized protein LOC117613094, with amino-acid sequence MIHLTCHLAWEAKVAGPVQFRWMYPVERYLHKLKTYVRNKAHPEGSIAEGVLGDECLIFCSRYLHRVETKFNKRDRNDDGGQPSYDTSPLSIFSTPGRAFGKGVLREMSIELHKAATHYVLQNCDEALPFVQEHKNILIQSSVDNVEESHRLQFSNWISKRVTELYNDGKVSKQMLSLARGPERRVTYYPGYYISGFRFHTLQRDENKKTQNSGIMVKGENQVDDVPWYGTLVDIVELRYTEGNRVVLFNCDWYDTARKGTGYKIDRYGIITVNTTRKLNTQEPFVLASQATQVFYVKGVKNKIWSFVVETNPRNAYEMTNDEIEPYQEAETQSQSMHAIQNDVEDNEID; translated from the exons CGGTCCAGTACAATtcaggtggatgtatccggtGGAAAG GTATTTGCATAAACTAAAGACTTATGTTCGTAATAAGGCTCATCCAGAAGGGTCTATTGCCGAAGGTGTCTTGGGAGACGAGTGTTTAATATTTTGCTCTCGCTATTTGCATCGAGTTGAAACTAAGTTTAATAAAAGAGATAGAAACGACGATGGAGGTCAACCGTCATATGATACATCTCCGTTATCTATTTTCTCAACACCTGGTCGAGCTTTTGGGAAAGGTGTACTTAGAGAGATGAGCATTGAACTTCATAAGGCTGCCACTCATTATGTCCTGCAAAATTGTGATGAAGCTTTGCCATTTGTCCA AGAACATAAGAACATTCTAATCCAGTCTAGTGTTGATAATGTGGAGGAGTCACATAGGCTTCAATTTTCAAACTGGATTTCTAAAAGG GTCACAGAACTATACAACGATGGTAAAGTTAGTAAACAAATGCTTTCTTTGGCTCGAGGTCCTGAAAGGCGAGTAACTTATTATCCTGGTTATTATATTAGTGGTTTTAGATTTCATACATTGCAGCGTGATgagaataaaaaaacacagaaTAGTGGAATTATGGTTAAGGGGGAGAATCAGGTTGACGATGTGCCTTGGTATGGAACCTTAGTAGATATTGTGGAGCTTCGTTACACAGAAGGAAATAGAGTTGTATTGTTCAATTGTGATTGGTATGACACAGCACGAAAAGGAACAGGTTACAAGATAGATCGTTATGGAATAATCACTGTTAATACAACGCGCAAGCTAAATACTCAAGAGCCATTCGTACTAGCAAGTCAAGCAACCCAAGTTTTTTATGTGAAGGgggttaaaaataaaatttggagTTTTGTAGTGGAAACAAATCCAAGAAATGCTTATGAGATGACTAATGATGAGATTGAGCCATACCAAGAAGCAGAGACTCAAAGTCAAAGCATGCATGCCATCCAAAATGATGTTGAAGACAATGAAATTGATTGA
- the LOC117613093 gene encoding stearoyl-[acyl-carrier-protein] 9-desaturase, chloroplastic-like, which produces MLITSCLTSPKFFTGSSSPAPSKDLKVDEKINRDYSYKKAFMPRQELLYQEITHSMPPEKISIFKSLDDWAEDNILTHLKPVEKCWQPQDFLPDPAASRDDGFHEQIKELRERAKEVPDDFFVVLVGNMITEDALPTYQTMLNTLDGVADETGSSPTSWAVWTRAWTAEEKRHGDLLNKYLYLTGRVDMSQIEKTIQYLITFGMDPGGENNPYLGFIFTSFQERATAISHGNTAKLAKKHGDLKLAQICGIIASDEKRHEAAYTKIVTKLFELDPDYTVISLAHMMRKKINMPAHLMYDGRDDHLFQHFSSAAQQLGVYTANDYADILESLLATWKVETLVGLSPEGRKAQEFVCGLPPRIRKLEERAQARTKQPPMSVPFSWIFGRQVRLL; this is translated from the exons ATGTTGATCACCAGCTGCCTCACATCTCCCAAGTTCTTCACGGGCTCATCCAGCCCTGCACCTTCAAA AGATCTGAAGGTTGATGAGAAGATTAATAGGGATTACAGTTACAAGAAGGCTTTTATGCCTCGGCAAGAGTTGCTTTATCAAGAAATCACTCATTCCATGCCACCTGAAAAAATTAGCATCTTTAAATCCCTAGACGACTGGGCTGAGGACAACATCTTGACTCACTTGAAACCTGTTGAAAAGTGCTGGCAACCTCAAGATTTTCTGCCTGATCCAGCGGCTTCCCGAGATGACGGTTTTCATGAGCAAATCAAGGAACTGAGGGAGAGGGCAAAGGAGGTTCCAGAtgatttctttgttgttttggtgGGAAATATGATCACTGAGGACGCCCTTCCCACTTACCAAACAATGCTCAACACTTTGGATGGAGTTGCAGATGAAACAGGTTCAAGCCCTACTTCTTGGGCAGTCTGGACCAGGGCCTGGACTGCTGAAGAGAAAAGGCATGGTGACCTTCTTAATAAGTATCTCTATCTCACCGGACGAGTCGACATGTCCCAAATTGAGAAGACCATTCAGTATTTGATTACTTTTGGAATG GATCCCGGGGGAGAGAACAATCCCTACTTGGGGTTCATATTCACTTCATTCCAGGAAAGGGCTACCGCTATCTCTCATGGGAACACTGCCAAACTTGCCAAGAAGCACGGGGACTTGAAGTTGGCACAAATATGCGGCATAATAGCCTCAGATGAGAAGCGCCATGAGGCTGCCTACACCAAGATTGTGACCAAGCTCTTTGAGTTGGATCCCGATTATACTGTCATTTCTTTAGCTCACATGATGAGGAAGAAAATCAACATGCCAGCTCACTTGATGTATGATGGCCGTGATGACCACCTTTTTCAACACTTTTCCAGTGCTGCGCAGCAGTTAGGTGTCTATACCGCCAATGACTATGCCGATATATTGGAGTCGTTGCTTGCCACGTGGAAGGTAGAAACCCTTGTCGGACTTTCACCTGAAGGCCGAAAGGCTCAAGAGTTTGTTTGTGGGTTGCCACCGAGAATAAGAAAGCTAGAGGAAAGAGCTCAAGCAAGGACCAAGCAACCACCCATGTCCGTACCTTTCAGTTGGATTTTTGGTAGACAAGTGAGGCTTTTGTGA